One region of Gossypium raimondii isolate GPD5lz chromosome 6, ASM2569854v1, whole genome shotgun sequence genomic DNA includes:
- the LOC105772915 gene encoding DNA repair protein recA homolog 3, mitochondrial isoform X1: MATFLRNVSSLKRSLFAPQVCRGGVLRSSSQLCNFSSKGRRKSKSDSSDSCDENMLKKDLALKLALDQITSSFGKGSIMWLGRAMSPRNVPVVSTGSFALDIALGIGGLPKGRVIEIFGPEASGKTTLALHVIAEAQKQGGYCAFVDAEHALDPALAETIGVYTENLLLSQPDCGEQALSLVDTLIRSGSVDVVVVDSVAALVPKGELDGEMGDAHMAMQARLMSQALRKICHSLSLSQTILILINQVRSKLSTFGFGGPTEVTCGGNALKFYASVRLNIRRTGLVKKGEETIGSQVLVKVVKNKLAPPFKNAEFELEFGKGISREGEIIDLATKHKLVTRSGAFYSFNDRKLHGKEAFRRFLADNGSALEELVMKLREKLLDAESKKERQIDISDENTSEEPVPIETNDEETVIAIEA; this comes from the exons ATGGCCACCTTTCTTCGAAATGTTTCATCTCTTAAACGTTCTCTCTTCGCTCCACAG GTTTGTAGGGGAGGGGTGTTAAGGTCATCTTCTCAGCTGTGTAACTTTTCTTCTAAAG GTAGAAGGAAATCCAAGTCAGATTCAAGTGATTCGTGCGATGAGAATATGCTCAAGAAAGATTTAGCTCTAAAACTTGCCTTGGATCAGATTACGAGTTCTTTTGGAAAAGGATCTATCATGTGGCTTGGTCGTGCTATGTCTCCTCGAAATGTTCCAGTAGTTTCCACTGGTTCTTTTGCTCTGGACATAGCACTTGGAATCGGTGGCCTTCCAAAG GGCCGTGTGATAGAGATATTTGGACCAGAGGCTTCTGGGAAAACAACACTTGCTTTACATGTAATTGCTGAAGCACAAAAGCAAGGAG GTTATTGTGCTTTTGTTGATGCTGAGCATGCTCTTGATCCTGCCCTGGCTGAGACAATTGGGGTGTACACTGAGAATTTGCTCCTTTCGCAACCAGATTGTGGAGAACAAGCTCTCAGTCTTGTGGACACCCTTATTCGTAGTGGATCAGTTGATGTTGTAGTTGTTGACAGC GTAGCTGCCCTTGTGCCTAAAGGCGAGCTTGATGGCGAGATGGGTGATGCTCATATGGCAATGCAGGCTAGACTGATGAGCCAAGCTCTTCGTAAAATATGCCATTCCTTATCATTGTCTCAAACcatattgattttaataaatcag GTGAGGTCAAAACTTTCGACATTTGGATTTGGTGGGCCAACCGAAGTTACCTGCGGTGGTAATGCCTTGAAGTTTTATGCTTCAGTGCGTCTAAATATAAGGAGAACAGGGCTTGTCAAGAAAGGAGAAGAG ACTATTGGAAGTCAAGTTCTTGTGAAGGTTGTGAAGAACAAGCTTGCCCCTCCATTTAAGAATGCTGAATTTGAGCTTGAGTTTGGCAAGGGAATATCCCGGGAAGGGGAGATCATAGATTTGGCAACGAAACACAAACTTGTTACAAGGTCTGGTGCATTCTACAGTTTCAACGACAGGAAACTCCATGGCAAGGAAGCCTTCAGAAGGTTTTTGGCTGATAATGGAAGTGCTCTTGAAGAACTTGTGATGAAACTTAGAGAAAAGCTACTTGATGCTGAGAGCAAGAAGGAACGACAAATAGATATCTCGGATGAGAATACTTCAGAAGAACCAGTTCCAATTGAAACTAATGATGAAGAAACTGTTATCGCCATTGAAGCTTAA
- the LOC105772915 gene encoding DNA repair protein recA homolog 3, mitochondrial isoform X3 yields the protein MVCRGGVLRSSSQLCNFSSKGRRKSKSDSSDSCDENMLKKDLALKLALDQITSSFGKGSIMWLGRAMSPRNVPVVSTGSFALDIALGIGGLPKGRVIEIFGPEASGKTTLALHVIAEAQKQGGYCAFVDAEHALDPALAETIGVYTENLLLSQPDCGEQALSLVDTLIRSGSVDVVVVDSVAALVPKGELDGEMGDAHMAMQARLMSQALRKICHSLSLSQTILILINQVRSKLSTFGFGGPTEVTCGGNALKFYASVRLNIRRTGLVKKGEETIGSQVLVKVVKNKLAPPFKNAEFELEFGKGISREGEIIDLATKHKLVTRSGAFYSFNDRKLHGKEAFRRFLADNGSALEELVMKLREKLLDAESKKERQIDISDENTSEEPVPIETNDEETVIAIEA from the exons ATG GTTTGTAGGGGAGGGGTGTTAAGGTCATCTTCTCAGCTGTGTAACTTTTCTTCTAAAG GTAGAAGGAAATCCAAGTCAGATTCAAGTGATTCGTGCGATGAGAATATGCTCAAGAAAGATTTAGCTCTAAAACTTGCCTTGGATCAGATTACGAGTTCTTTTGGAAAAGGATCTATCATGTGGCTTGGTCGTGCTATGTCTCCTCGAAATGTTCCAGTAGTTTCCACTGGTTCTTTTGCTCTGGACATAGCACTTGGAATCGGTGGCCTTCCAAAG GGCCGTGTGATAGAGATATTTGGACCAGAGGCTTCTGGGAAAACAACACTTGCTTTACATGTAATTGCTGAAGCACAAAAGCAAGGAG GTTATTGTGCTTTTGTTGATGCTGAGCATGCTCTTGATCCTGCCCTGGCTGAGACAATTGGGGTGTACACTGAGAATTTGCTCCTTTCGCAACCAGATTGTGGAGAACAAGCTCTCAGTCTTGTGGACACCCTTATTCGTAGTGGATCAGTTGATGTTGTAGTTGTTGACAGC GTAGCTGCCCTTGTGCCTAAAGGCGAGCTTGATGGCGAGATGGGTGATGCTCATATGGCAATGCAGGCTAGACTGATGAGCCAAGCTCTTCGTAAAATATGCCATTCCTTATCATTGTCTCAAACcatattgattttaataaatcag GTGAGGTCAAAACTTTCGACATTTGGATTTGGTGGGCCAACCGAAGTTACCTGCGGTGGTAATGCCTTGAAGTTTTATGCTTCAGTGCGTCTAAATATAAGGAGAACAGGGCTTGTCAAGAAAGGAGAAGAG ACTATTGGAAGTCAAGTTCTTGTGAAGGTTGTGAAGAACAAGCTTGCCCCTCCATTTAAGAATGCTGAATTTGAGCTTGAGTTTGGCAAGGGAATATCCCGGGAAGGGGAGATCATAGATTTGGCAACGAAACACAAACTTGTTACAAGGTCTGGTGCATTCTACAGTTTCAACGACAGGAAACTCCATGGCAAGGAAGCCTTCAGAAGGTTTTTGGCTGATAATGGAAGTGCTCTTGAAGAACTTGTGATGAAACTTAGAGAAAAGCTACTTGATGCTGAGAGCAAGAAGGAACGACAAATAGATATCTCGGATGAGAATACTTCAGAAGAACCAGTTCCAATTGAAACTAATGATGAAGAAACTGTTATCGCCATTGAAGCTTAA
- the LOC105772916 gene encoding nucleosome assembly protein 1;2, giving the protein MSNEGVNFNMSGLGDALNAEARAGLVNALKNKLQSLAGDHSDVLESLSPIVRKRVEVLREIQSQHDELEAKFFEERAALEAKYQKLYQPLYAKRYDIVNGLADAEGTANEAAKDQGEEKDAEEKGVPDFWLTAMKNNEVLSDEITERDEGALKYLKDIKWYRVEEPKGFKLEFYFDTNPYFKNTVLTKTYLMIDEDEPILEKAIGTEIEWYPGKCLTQKLLKKKPKKGSKNAKPITKTEECESFFNFFNPPQVPEDDEDIDEDTAEELQNQMEQDYDIGSTIRDKIIPHAVSWFTGEAIQGDELDIDDDEEDDDDDDEEEEEDDEEEDEDEDADDEDADEGSKTKKKSAHKKSGKAVGDGQQGERPPECKQQ; this is encoded by the exons ATGAGCAACGAAGGAGTTAACTTCAACATGTCCGGTCTTGGCGatg CTCTTAACGCCGAAGCACGAGCTGGTCTCGTTAACGCTCTCAAG AATAAACTTCAAAGTCTTGCTGGGGATCACTCCGATGTGCTGGAGAGTCTATCACCGATTGTCAGGAAGCGTGTCGAGGTTCTTAGGGAGATCCAG aGCCAACATGATGAATTGGAGGCTAAGTTTTTTGAGGAGAGGGCAGCACTTGAAGCTAAATATCAAAAACTATATCAACCCTTGTATGCTAAG CGATATGATATTGTGAATGGCCTTGCTGATGCTGAAGGAACAGCAAATGAAGCTGCCAAGGACCAAGGAGAGGAAAAGGATGCTGAAG AGAAAGGGGTGCCTGATTTTTGGCTTACTGCAATGAAAAATAATGAAGTGCTCTCTGATGAG ATCACTGAGCGTGATGAAGGAGCTCTCAAGTATCTCAAGGATATTAAGTGGTACAGGGTAGAGGAACCCAAAGGATTCAAGCTTGAGTTTTACTTTGACACCAATCCTTATTTCAAGAATACTGTGCTGACAAAGACATATCTCATGATTGATGAAGATGAACCTATTCTTGAGAAAGCAATTGG GACTGAAATTGAATGGTATCCTGGAAAATGCTTAACGCAAAAGCTTCTTAAAAAGAAGCCTAAGAAGGGTTCAAAGAATGCCAAGCCAATCACTAAAACAGAGGAGTGTGAAAGTTTCTTCAACTTCTTCAATCCTCCTCAAGTTCCTGAGGATGATGAAGACATTGATGAAGATACT GCTGAGGAGCTACAAAATCAAATGGAACAAGATTATGACATCGG ATCAACAATTCGAGACAAGATTATTCCACATGCTGTGTCATGGTTTACAGGAGAAGCTATCCAGGGAGATGAGCTTGATATAGATGACGATGAAGAAgatgacgatgatgatgatgaggaggAGGAAGAGGATGATGAGGAAGAGGATGAGGATGAGGATGCTGACGATGAGGATGCTGACGAAGGAAGTAAGACCAAAAAGAAG TCTGCTCATAAG AAGAGTGGTAAAGCAGTAGGGGATGGGCAGCAAGGTGAGAGGCCTCCGGAATGCAAGCAGCAGTAG